From the Alkaliphilus flagellatus genome, the window TTTTTGTATTTCCCTTTTCGATATGCTTACTTTTAATACTCTTAACTGGTTCTACATATGGTCTTTGATCAACTCTTGCAACTTTCAAAATCTACACCCCCTGTTTTTTGTAAGTCTTTTCTTATAATATATATCGGCAATAATTTATGAATAAATAGAGGGATAAGATATTATTTAGTAATAAGTACCACATTACTCATAATATAATAAAATAAAAAAGGATGTGGGAAAATGGGTGTTGAGCAAGTAATGTTGCTTATAAAACCGGAGATATTAGTTTTAGTGCCTGTACTCATTATAATTGGAATAACTATAAAGAAAATGAATATCGTAAGAAACTGGGCTATTCCTATGACACTGGGTATATTAGGTATAACAGTTTCCATATTAATATTAGGCTTTGAAAAGGGTTTTTATCCTCCTGTAATACTAGATGGTATACTTCAAGGTATACTGTCAGCTGGAATGGCTGTATATGTTCATCAGTTGACTATACAAACTACTCAGAAACGACTAGAGGAATATTAAATCTATTTTTTGGATTTTATAGGTTAAATATATATGGCTATACTGCTAATAATATAGAAAATTTAAAGTAATAAATGCCAAGATACTTTGAACTATAAGTCCTGACATCTTGGCATTTGTTTGTATAAATTTTACTTAGCAGATTTTACTTTTAAAGGCTTATCCTCATTTAACTTTGCAACAGCTAATCCTGTAAAGCTGCATAGTATAACTATTATTGGTGTTAGATAGTTAAAGAATGCCCATTTAAAATAAGCTGTAGTAGAAACACCTAATACTCCATATAAAAACACTCCACATGTATTCCATGGTATTAATGCAGAGGTTAATGTTCCAGCAGATTCTAAAGCATTTGAAAGGGTTTTAGGATGTAACCCTCTTTCTTTGTAAGCCGGTGCATACATCCTACCGGGAACAACTATAGATATATATTGCTCTGGCATTGTAGCATTACTTCCTATACAAGTTGCTATTGTAAGAGCAATAAGTCCTGGTATGCTTTTTACACGTTTCAATAGTGCTTCAACTATTACTTCTAGTTGACCTGTTTTCTCCATTATACCACCAAACATCATGGCTATAATTGTTAATGATATAGAGTACAGCATGTTTTCAAGACCACCTGCTGTAAGAAGACCATCTATTGCTTCTACACCTGTATTACTTACAAATCCACCATAGCTTGCTGATAAGATATCACCAAAATTTGCACCTTGGAAAATAGGAGCAAATATTATACCTAAAATTATACCTATAAATATACCAGGTATAGCTGGAACCTTTTTAGCGATTGCAACTATAACTACTACAGGTGGTATCAATAGTAGAGGTGATATTTTAAAGCTAGATTGTAGACCACTTTGAATTTGCTCTATAACTGAAAAATCTACTTGTGCGCCTCTAAATCTAAATCCTATTATTAAGAAAAGAATTAGGGTAATACCATAGGATATCAATGTAGTAGGTAGCATAAATTTAATATGGGTAAATACATCAGTGCCTGCCATAGCTGGTGCTAAATTAGTAGTATCAGAAAGTGGAGACATTTTATCACCAAAGTATACTCCTGATATAATGGCACCTGCTGCAATAGGAGCAGGAATTCCGAGTCCCTGCGCTATTCCCATTAAAGCTAAACCTATAGTACCAGCCGCTCCCCAAGATGTACCTGTTGCTAAGGATGTA encodes:
- a CDS encoding phage holin family protein; the protein is MGVEQVMLLIKPEILVLVPVLIIIGITIKKMNIVRNWAIPMTLGILGITVSILILGFEKGFYPPVILDGILQGILSAGMAVYVHQLTIQTTQKRLEEY
- the nhaC gene encoding Na+/H+ antiporter NhaC codes for the protein MNVRKPYIYEAILSFLFLIIVMGIGIAKFEADPHIPMLFGTAFAALMALKIGYKWEDVEKSMYDGIMQALQAIIILAIIGVLIGVWLLSGVVPTMIYYGLSILSPSIFLVATVIICSITSLATGTSWGAAGTIGLALMGIAQGLGIPAPIAAGAIISGVYFGDKMSPLSDTTNLAPAMAGTDVFTHIKFMLPTTLISYGITLILFLIIGFRFRGAQVDFSVIEQIQSGLQSSFKISPLLLIPPVVVIVAIAKKVPAIPGIFIGIILGIIFAPIFQGANFGDILSASYGGFVSNTGVEAIDGLLTAGGLENMLYSISLTIIAMMFGGIMEKTGQLEVIVEALLKRVKSIPGLIALTIATCIGSNATMPEQYISIVVPGRMYAPAYKERGLHPKTLSNALESAGTLTSALIPWNTCGVFLYGVLGVSTTAYFKWAFFNYLTPIIVILCSFTGLAVAKLNEDKPLKVKSAK